One genomic window of Mogibacterium diversum includes the following:
- a CDS encoding SanA/YdcF family protein — translation MLKVIKWIFKLILIAVVIIVGINLFVKFEGERSLRSLDQIRGQSYDCIIVLGAGVYGNGEPTKILKDRLDRGIELYNAGVAPKLLLSGDNGKTNYDEVKVMKNYCLKHGVPAKDIFLDHAGFSTYESMYRAKDIFGVKSAVVVTQHYHEGRSLYTAKRLGIKAVGVSAAEKKYDGDEARAIREFLSREKAFVQCLVKPEPTFLGDKIDITGDGQVSW, via the coding sequence ATGCTTAAGGTTATTAAATGGATATTTAAGTTAATATTGATAGCTGTAGTCATCATCGTGGGAATCAATCTATTTGTTAAGTTCGAAGGAGAGCGAAGTCTCCGCAGCTTAGATCAAATTCGCGGTCAATCGTATGACTGCATCATCGTGCTGGGTGCAGGGGTGTACGGAAATGGTGAGCCTACTAAGATCTTGAAGGATAGGCTTGACCGTGGTATAGAGCTTTATAATGCGGGGGTAGCACCGAAGCTGCTGCTGTCTGGGGATAATGGCAAGACCAATTACGACGAGGTAAAGGTCATGAAGAACTACTGCTTGAAGCACGGTGTCCCAGCAAAGGACATATTCCTCGATCACGCAGGTTTCTCGACGTATGAATCGATGTATCGCGCAAAGGATATATTCGGTGTAAAGTCAGCTGTAGTGGTTACACAGCATTATCACGAGGGGAGATCGCTATATACGGCAAAGCGGCTTGGCATCAAAGCTGTAGGAGTAAGTGCTGCCGAGAAGAAGTATGACGGCGATGAGGCTCGTGCAATCAGGGAGTTTCTATCTAGAGAAAAAGCTTTTGTGCAGTGCCTTGTGAAACCAGAACCGACGTTCCTCGGAGACAAG